From the genome of Carassius gibelio isolate Cgi1373 ecotype wild population from Czech Republic chromosome A16, carGib1.2-hapl.c, whole genome shotgun sequence, one region includes:
- the LOC128030598 gene encoding uncharacterized protein LOC128030598, protein MAALSPQAMILRVVEPDRARKLKLSSRPASVDALIAVIKEQLEIDLDFSLKYEDPDFDGKLTSLSDIDELPQKAVVHVSFEQDSSSVASTETMSSVSSSERGRRWPSHIFPIPTFSFDVELRLREGNAEFEKNNKQLQLTRDIKHDILEKLASVMYGYKAYPSDKEIAMVAEALVVKHPCLKEAGSQTGWNGWKNSLKFKMGNYRSKMRRAGCPEITVNAGKRSAMNPDNESSHSNIKRPKRAEVNFLPNFPQGENPSTLEQLRQKIVDEMKKAEKNLPLIKKMMQTTFALRRQTIVKTCPPVKELKELWPALKMESEVYAEFQRITNENLPNTFYSELDRHLPRLMTLFRQKASRTGKTSDTLTEILRIHDDQEFHDIHTKRVTVLHALPVYLREDVSGFLRTCMDTSDEPELLDVAVALLTVIKDNDTSPVHFQPVKISVVIESEIVGSLSRFADAFLVMFGLIYALHLNYPRGLTNTFEFIQKILLGLDEGKLSPK, encoded by the exons ATGGCAGCTTTATCTCCACAAGCCATGATCCTTCGTGTTGTTGAGCCAGACCGGGCTAGAAAATTAAAACTTAGTTCACGACCAGCCTCTGTTGATGCACTGATTGCTGTTATAAAAGAACAGCTGGAAATAGACCTTGACTTCAGTTTAAAATATGAAGACCCTGACTTTGATGGAAAACTTACTTCCCTCTCTGACATTGATGAGTTGCCACAGAAAGCTGTTGTGCATGTGTCATTTGAGCAAGATTCCAGCTCTgttgcatcaacagaaacaatgTCAAGTGTATCATCCTCAGAACGTGGGAGAAGATGGCCTTCACATATTTTTCCAATTCCCACATTTTCTTTTGACGTTGAACTGAGACTTCGGGAAGGTAATGCCGAATTTGAGAAGAACAACAAGCAACTTCAGTTAACTAGAGacataaaacatgacattttagaaAAGCTAGCATCTGTGATGTATGGCTACAAGGCTTATCCCAGTGATAAGGAGATAGCAATGGTAGCTGAGGCTCTTGTGGTAAAACATCCTTGCTTGAAAGAAGCAGGATCTCAGACTGGCTGGAATGGGTGGAAAAATAGCCTCAAATTTAAGATGGGGAACTATAGGAGCAAGATGAGAAGGGCTGGATGTCCAGAGATCACTGTAAATGCTGGAAAAAGGAGTGCAATGAATCCTGACAATGAATCTTcacattcaaatattaaaagaCCCAAACGAGCAGAAGTAAACTTTTTGCCCAACTTTCCCCAAGGAGAAAATCCCTCAACTCTTGAACAGTTGAGACAGAAAATTGTTGATGAAATGAAGAAAGCTGAGAAGAACTTACCACTTATAAAAAAGATGATGCAAACCACCTTTGCTCTGCGGCGACAGACCATAGTGAAGACATGCCCACCAGTAAAAGAGCTCAAGGAACTCTGGCCTGCACTCAAAATGGAATCTGAG gtgTATGCAGAGTTCCAACGGATTACAAATGAGAACCTGCCCAACACATTCTACTCTGAGCTTGACCGACATCTTCCTAGACTGATGACCCTGTTCAGACAGAAAGCATCCAGAACCGGGAAGACATCAGATACTTTAACTGAAATCCTAAGAATCCATGATGACCAG gagtTTCATGACATACACACCAAACGTGTCACTGTTCTTCATGCGCTTCCTGTGTATCTACGTGAGGACGTCTCTGGGTTTTTAAGGACCTGCATg gacACATCTGATGAGCCAGAGCTTTTAGATGTTGCAGTGGCCCTCCTCACAGTCATCAAAGATAATGACACAAGTCCAGTTCACTTCCAGCCTGTGAAAATCTCTGTTGTCATCGAAAGTGAGATTGTGGGCAGCCTCTCCAGATTTGCTGATGCCTTCCTGGTAATGTTTGGACTAATCTATGCACTACACCTCAACTATCCCAGGGGACTGACCAACACTTTTGAATTCATTCAAAAGATTTTGCTTGGTCTTGATGAGGGTAAACTGTCACCCAAGTAG